The nucleotide sequence CTTGGTGCTGGCCCACGGCCTGTTTCAGTACATACCCAGCCCGCCCCAGTTGGCGCGCTACTACCTGCAGGAGTACCTGGAAGCCGCTGCCACCCTTCTGGGCCGAGCCCAATACCACATCAGCCTGCTGTTTACCGATTTGCTGGCCTTCAGCTGCGTGGCGTTTGTGCGGCTGGCCTTCGAGCACGAGCAGCGCCGCCGCCACCTCGAAAAAGACCATCTGGCCCTGCAGATGGAGCAGCTCAAGGCCCAGCTGCAGCCCCACTTTCTGTTCAACACGCTCAACAGCATCTACGGCCTGAGCCTAGCCGGCTCGCCCGAAACGCCGCGCTTCATTCTGCTGCTCTCGGAACTGATGCGCTATGTGCTCTACGACAGCGGCAAGGCGCAGGTGCCGCTGGCCGAGGAGGTAGAGTTTATGGCCAATTACTTCGAGCTGGAGCAGCGCAAGTACGCCGGGGCGCGGGTGGAATTCCGGGCCGTGGGCGACACGGCCGGCGTGCAGGTGCCGCCGCTGCTGCTGCTGCCGCTGGTGGAAAACAGCTTCAAGCACGGCCGCCACCACTTCTCCGACGCGGCCACCGTGCAGGCCACCCTCAGCACCACGCCCGGCCGCCTGCACTTTCTCATCGAAAACGACATGCTGCCCGAAGCCCCCGCCGCCTCGCCCAAGCGCAGCGGCGGCATCGGCCTGCAGAACATCCGCCAGCGCCTCAACCTCTACTACCCCAACGCCCACGAGCTGCACCTCACCGAACAAAACGGCCGCTACCGCGCCGAGCTGACGCTGCGGGTGTAGTGAGCACAACGGACTACAGCACGTCATTCCGAGCTTGCCGAGGAATCTCGCGTGTTGACGTCTGATTACAGCTGCAACAAAGCGGTAGAGATGCTGCGGCTGCGCACCCTGGCTCGATGCGCCACATGCTCAGCATGACGTCCTATATCACCTCATTACTTCATCACCCCATTACCTCATCCCCTCATCACCTATCCAATGACAAATACTCCCGCTCCTGTTCGCTGCCTGATTGTGGATGATGAGCCGCTGGCCCATCAGGTGCTTACCCAGTTCATTGGCCAGACGCCGGGGCTCACGCTCACGGGCAAGTGCCGCAACGCCATGGAAGCCTACGAGCACCTGGCCCAGCACCCCGTGGACCTGCTGTTTCTGGATATTGAAATGCCGCTCGTGACGGGCCTGAGCTTCCTTAAAAGCCTCACCCACCCGCCCAAAACCGTGCTGACCACCGCCTACCGCGAGTATGCCTACGAGGGCTACGAGCTGGACGTGCTCGACTACCTGCTCAAGCCTTTCAGCTACGAGCGGTTCATGAAGGCTGTGGCCCGCCTGCCCGCCACCCAGCCCGTGCCGCCCGCCGACACCACCGAGGAAAAGTACCTGCTGGTGAAAGAGCGCCAGGGCCTGCTGAAAGTCCCGCACCGCGACATTGTGTACGTGGAGGGTTGCAAGGACTACGTGAAAATCACGACGGCCACCAAAAGCTACCTGCTGCACCACACCATGAAGGAAATGGTGGAGGTGCTGGGCCCGGCCTTCGTGCGGGTGCACCGCTCCTTCATCGTGGCCGCCGCCCACATCCGCATGCTCCAGCCCGACAACGTGCTGCTGCTCGACAACACGCTGCTGCCCATCGGCAACTCGCACCGGGCCGATTTGCTGGCATTTTTCAAAAAATAGGCCGCCGCTGCCACACAAAAAGCCCCCGCACCAGACTGGTACGGGGGCTTTTGCGTGGTAGGAGCCGCGGAAAGCTAGTCTTTCACTTTCACCTTGCCGTCGTCGGCGTCGCGCTTCACTTTGGTGCCGTTGGAGTACTCGGTTTTCCGGTCGCCATCCTTGTCGATTTTCACCGTGGTGCCGTTGGAATACACGATTTTGGTTTCGCCGTTTTTCTTCTTATCGTATTTCACGATGCTGGGGCCCGAGCGGCGGGAGGGGGCGCTACGCTCTTCTTCCACCACGCGGGTTTCCGTTACGGTGTAGGGCGTACCGGCGTAGTAGGTGCCGCGGTTCGACGAGTACGTGTTGTACTGGTTGGGGTCCGTAACGATGGTTTTCACTTCCCGGTCGGTGTCGTCGTTCACTTGGCGGATGGCGGCGTAGCGGCCAGTGGTATCGGTGGCGTAGCTGGTTTCAATCTCGCCGAGGCGGCGGCCACGCGTGTAGTAGGTTTTCTCGATGCGCGTCACGACTACCGTATCCGTCAGCTTCAGGTCTTCGGCAATGCGGTTGGCGAGGCGGTCGGCGTCGGTGCGGTAGGTGGTGGTGTCGACAGCATTATCGACAACTACGGCCGTATCGGCCGAGGGCGTGGTGGCCGCGTCAACGGCCGCGGGCTTGTCTTGGGTGCAGGAGGCGGCCAGCAGCGTGGCAGCAGCCGAGACAAAAAGCAGGGTCTTGTGCATAAAAGGGAGGTCTGTGAAAACAGCATATAGCCTACTGGCTATAATGGGGCCTGTTACGGCTGGGGTTGCGGCGAGGTTGCAGAGGGGCCGGCCCGGGGCTTGCAGACGCCCAACCGGAAACGGAAAAACAAAAACCCGAGCCGATAGGCAACGCCCGGGCCCGGGCCTGCATCTGGCCCTGTATACGCCATCGGCAATCCTTCCTCCACCTTTATCTTTCCTGCTCATGCATACCGCTTCCCTCTTCCGTTCTGCGGCCGTAGCCGCTCTTTTCAGTGTGGCGGCCGTGGCTGCTGCCCAGGCCCAGCAGCTGCGCAAAGTGGGCTCGTTCGACAAGCTGCGGGCCAGCGGCGCCTGCGACGTGGTGCTGGTGCAGGGCGCAGGCACCGAAGTGAAGGTGCAGGCCGAAGCCGACGTGGAAAAATACATCGTGACCGAAGTGCAGAATGGCACGCTGCAGATCTACCGCGACCGGAATGCGCCCAGCCAGCTGTTCAACAACAAGAAAGTGACGGTGTACGTGACCTGCCCGCGCCTGACCGGCATCGAAACCAGCGGCGCCTCCGACATCAAGAGCACCTCCACGTTCACGGCCGACAACTTCACCATCCGGGCCAGCGGCGCCTCCGACGTGACGCTGCGCCTCGACACCAAGGCCCTGACCGTACACGCCTCCGGCGCTTCCGACATCAAGCTGGCCGGCCGCGCCGAGCGCCAGCAGGTGCAGGTGAGCGGCAGCAGCGACTACCGCGCCAACGAGCTGCAAAGCCGCACCGCCGACGTGCAGGCCTCCGGCGCCTCCGATGCCTACGTTTTCGTGGAGGAAAGCCTGACTTCCCGCGCCTCCGGCGCTAGCGACGTGCGCAACAAAGGCAAAGCCCGCGTGACCCGCTAAGCCACTGCACACGAGAAACAGGGGGCGTCTGGCGCATTGCCGGGGCCGGTGTACAGTAGCGCGAACTTTGTAGTTCGCGCCCCCGCGCCGTTTGCGCCACCCACGGCCGTTGGCTGTTGCCCCTGGCCGTGGGTGGCGCAGGCAGGTCGGCAGCGGCTTTCGTAGCTTCGTGCCGCCGATGCGCCGAGCTGCTACCAGCCTGGTTGGCGTCGGCCGGCCGGCTTGGTTTCAGCTGGCTGCTTTCTGTTTTTCTTCTGCATGAACCACCGCCATTTCGTGTTGCACAAGCCGTTCGGCTACCTCAGTCAGTTCCGGAGCGAAGACGCCCGCGAGGCCCGCAAAAAGAAGTTTCTGGGGGCGCTGCACGACTTCCCCGAAGGCACCATGTCCATTGGCCGCCTCGACGAGCACAGCGAAGGCCTGCTGCTGCTCACCACCGACGGCCGCGTGAGCGAGCGGGTACGCCGCAAAGACGTGGAAAAGGAATACTACGCCCAGGTAGACGGCCTCATCACCGACGAAGCCGTGGCCTTGCTGCAGCAAGGCGTGGAAATCAGCATCCCCGAAGGCAAGTACCTGACGCTGCCCTGCGCCGCCTTCCGGCTGGAACAGGCCCCCGACCTGCCGCCCCGCACCCGCAAAATCCGCGACGAGCGGCACGGCCCTACTAGCTGGGTCAGCATCACCGTTACCGAGGGCAAAAACCGCCAAGTGCGCAAAATGACGGCCGCCGCCGGCTTTCCTACGCTGCGGCTGGTGCGGGTGCGCATCGGCAGCATCGTGCTGGGTGGCCTGCCGCCCGGCGAGGTGCTGGAGGTAGACGAGCTGAAGTGGTAAACCCGGGCGGACTATGAATCCTGCATCAAAAAACCCATTCCCCGGCAGAGGAATGGGTTTTTAGCTTTTGCTCGTGCCTCAAGAAATCAGGCATTCACCACGCGGCCCCCATTCGGGTGCAGCGTCTGGCCCGAAAAGTAAGAGCCATCTTCCGAGGCCAGAAACACGTAGGCCGGCGCCACTTCCGACGGCTGCCCGGCGCGGCCCATCGGCGTGTCGCGGCCGAACACAGCCACTTTGAGCGCGCCCGCCGACGACGGAATGAACGGCGTCCAGATGGGGCCCGGCGCCACGGAGTTCACGCGGATGCCTTTGGACGCCAGCTGCAGCGCCAGCGCCCGGGTGAAGGACGTAATGGCGCCCTTCGTGGACGTGTAGTCGATCAGTTGCTCGTTGCCGGCAAAGGCATTCACCGACGACGTGTTGATGATGGAGTCGCCCTCTTTGAGGTGCTCCAGCGCGGCCCGCGTGATGCGGAAAAACGACTTGATGTTGAGCTCGAAAATGGAATCCAGCTCTTCATCCTTGATTTCGGTGAGGGAGTCGTGCCAGTTCTGCTCGGCGGCATTGTTGACCAGGATATTGAGGCCACCCAGCTCCTGCACGGTGCGGCGCACCACTTCGGCGCAGAAGGCGGGCTGCTTTAGGTCGCCGGGGAGCAGCACGCAGCGGCGGCCTTCGGCCTCCACCAGGCGCAGCACTTCCTCGGCGTCTTCCTGCTCGCGCGGCGTGTATACGATGGCAACATGGGCACCCTCGCGGGCAAAGTGCACGGCCACGGCCCGCCCGATGCCGGAGTCGCCGCCCGTAATGAGGGCTACCTTGTCGCGGAGCTTGTTGGCGCCCTGGTATCCTTCGCGGATGTACTCGGGCTGGGGCGTCATTTTGGATTCCAGGCCCGGCTGCTCACTCTGGTGCTGGGGCGGAAAAAGGGATGGTTTATCGGACATCTGAAGGGGATAGACAGAAGAATATGAGTTGCTGTCTAACGTCGGCACAGGCCATGCAGTTATGGCTCAGCTTCTGCTGCCGTAACCTGCTTCCGCCGTGGTGCCCTACCGCCGGCCAGCTGCCTAATGCATATTCCCGCCGCCGGCCATGCCCGAAGCTGCCGCGCCCTCCGTATCTTTGGCAATTAGCGGCCCCGGCCGCGTGCTGTTACGCAATTATTTTTATACCTTAACTGTGGCTCTGCAGACGGCCTTACCAGCCCCTGCTGTTGAGGAGCCGGTTTTGTGAACCATACGGGCTGAATATCGGTTTTTACCTATTATGTAGCTATCGTACCCCCACTTTCAACATCTCCACACGCCGTTCGGCAATAATATCACCACATACCACGCATGGGCAAATCGCAGGCAACCTTCGGCAAGAAGGAAAATGAGAAGAAGCGGCTGAAGAAGCGCAACGAGAAAGCAGAGAAGAAAGAAGAGCGCCAGGCCAACGCCAAGAAGGGCCAGGGCCTGGATGAAATGCTCGCCTACGTAGACGAGAACGGCAACATCACGTCGACGCCGCCGGATCCGACCAAGAAGAAAAAGGAAATCAAGGTAGAGGATATCCGCATTGGTGCCATGCGCCAGGAGGATATGGAAGAAGAAGATCCGATCCGCAAGGGCCAGGTTACGTTCTTCAACGACTCCAAGGGCTACGGCTTCATCAAGGACTCTGTAACACAGCAGAGCATCTTCGTGCACGCCAACGGCCTGTCGAGCGGTACCACCATCAAGGAAAACGATAAAGTAAGCTTCGAGGTGGAAATGGGTCCCAAAGGCCCAAGCGCCTTCAACGTGAAGCTGGGCGGCGAATAAGCCTTCGGTTTTCGACTATGCGCAAGCGGCCGCAGCTCCTCGGGAGTTGCGGCCGCTTGGCATTTTGGGCGTTCGGTACGCGGCAAGCCGGTTTCAGGAGCGCGGGCGTAGCTGGTAGCTGATGGATGCCTGCACCGACTGGCTACGCAGGTCGCCGCTGTAGCCCGGCGTGCGCGGGTCCTGGCGCTGCAGCGGCAGCAGGCCGGCCGTGTCCCGTAGCCCGATACCAAATCCCGACGGTAGCTGCACGCCCAGACCGGCGCACACGCCTACATCGAACCGGCGGTACCGGTCAGTGGCTTCGCGGTCGATGTTGGCATAGAAGTTTCCGGCCAGGGTGCCGTAGAACTCGGTGCCCACTTCCCGCGAAGCCAGCTGCAGGCTGGCCTGGGGCCCGCCTTCCACGTAGAAGCTGCCGAAGCGGGCGCGCAGCAGCACGGGCAGCTGCAGATAGCTCTGGCTGAGACGGTAGCCAGCGGCGTAGGTGGGATCAGCAAAGATGCTCTCCTGCAGGTGCAGCTGGGTGCGCTGGCGGCTGAACTGCAGCTCCGGCACCACCGAGAAGCGCGTACCCATCTGGTGCTCGTAGAATACGCCCACCTGATAACCGGCTTTCGCGTCGGCGCTGGCCCGCTGGCCCTGCTGTGGGGTTTTAATGGCCATCGTGGTAGTGTTGGCGCCGGCGCGCACACCCAGTTGGGCGTGGGCGCTGCCGGCCAGCAGCAGCAGGGCGCTTAGTAGCAGTTTCGGATTCATGTCTAACAAGGAATACAGTGGAACATACTTCTCTCTACCAGAACACCGAATCTGCTTGCATATTGCATAGTGCGCTGACGACACATCTCTACACACCAGCACAGGAGCTACGAGGGCAGCCTATTTTCCAGCACTCCGCAACTGGTAGCTGATGGACGCTTGTACCGTTTGGCTGCGTCGGTTGATGGTGAAACCGGGAGCCGACGACTCTTTGGAGTTGAGTGGCAGTAGACTGGACGTGCCTCGTAGCCCAATGCCGAAACCCGCTGGCAGCTGCATGCCTAGGCCGGCGCATAAGCCCACATCGAAACGGCGGTAGTTGTTAGTGGCGGTGCGGTCGAAATTCTGCTGGGAAGAGCTGGGATTGTAGGAACTGGTTATTACTGTGGTGCCGGCTTCGTGGGAAGCCAGCTGCAGGCTGGCCTGAGGGCCGCCTTCCAGGTAGAAGTTGCCAAAACGGGCGCGCAGCAGAACGGGCAGGTGCAGGTAGCTTTGGCTGAGACGCGAATCGGTAGAGTATGTCGTCACGCCTGCAAAGCCATTCCACGACTCCACCGAGTGCAACTGGGTGCGCTGGCGGCTGAACTGCAGCTCCGGCACCACCGAGAAGCGCGGGCCTAGCTTGTGCTCGTAGAATACGCCCACCTGAAAGCCGGTTTTGGCGTCGGCGCTGGCTTGCTGGCTTTGTTGAAGGGTTCTGGTGGCAATAGTGGTAGTGTTGGCCCCGACGCGCACACCTAGTTGGGCGTGGGCGCTGACGGCCAGCAGCAGCAGGCCGCTTAGGGCTGTTAGTTTCTGATGCATGGTAGCAAGAAAATAAGAAGAAGGGATAGTGTCTTCTACCAGAGCCCCGGAGGTAGCGCCTGGGTTGCATGGCACCGCCGTGAAATAGTCGGCGCGCAATCTGGTGGGGGAAACGGTCTGGCGCAGATTGCTTTCTTTGGCCTGCAAACCTTCCCTTTCAGCGGCTTATGTTTCTGCGTTACGTGCTTTTGTGGATGATGCTGGCGTTGGGCGCGAGCCGGCAGGTGGCGGCGCAGGCGTCCTACCTCACCCGCATCCCCGACCCCAAAACGCTGGGCCAGACCTACGTCAGTGACCCCGACCGCCTGCTGCAGCCCGCCACCGTGCGCGACCTGAACGAGCTGCTACGGGCCCTCGACCAAAGCCGCCGCGCCCACATCGACGTGGCGCTGACCCGCAGCATTGGCGAGGAAGTGCCCAAGACGGCCGCCACGGCCCTGTTCAACCGCTGGCAGATTGGGGACCGGGAGCTGCGCAACGGCTTATTGCTGCTGATAGTGGAAGATCAGCGCCGGGTGGAAATCGAAACCGGCTACGGCCTCGAAGCCGACCTGCCCGACATTCTGTGCTTCCGCGTGCAGCAGCGCTACATGGTGCCCTACCTGCGCCAGGGCCAGTACGATGCCGCCGTGCGCCAGGGCGTGGCCGCCCTGATCCGGCAGCTCACCACCGGCCGCCTGGAGCCCGCCGACTCGCTGGCCACCGCCTCTACGGACGATGCCCTGGCCCTGACCGACGACCCGGCCGCCCCCGAAACTGCCATTTACGCCAGCTCCGAGCCTGGCTACCCCACCGCCTGGAGCACGGGCGAGGCCATCGGCGTGGGGCTGGGGCTGGTGTTTCTGCTGGTGACGGGCGGGCTGCTGCTGTTCAACCTCAAGCCCACAGCCGGCTTCCGCTGGGGGCTGGGGCTGGCCGTGGCGGCGTTGGTAGGGCTGTGGTTTTGCACCTTGCTGCTGGACCTGGCGGTGCCGGCCGGCGTATTGGTGGCGTTGTGCTACGCGGTGCCGCTGCTGGGCGCGCACGTCTACCTGTGGCAGGTGCAGCAGCGTATGGCGGCCATGGCCGGCCAGAGCCGCCACGCCCGCTACGTATTTCTCAGCGAAGCCCTGCACGGCCTGGGGATGCTGCGCTACGTGTTTCCGCTGGGGCTGGTGTGGATGTGGCCCCGGCAGCAGCGCCACCTGGCCGCCCTCCGCGACGAGCCCTACGCCTGCCCCTCCTGCGCCCACCCCATGCACCGCCTCGACGAAACCCAGGACGACGCCACCCTGCAGCCCGGCCAGGTAGCCGAGGAGCGGGTAGCCTCCGTGGACTACGACGCCTGGCAGTGCCCGGCCTGCCAGCAGCAGCTGCTGCTGCCCTACGCCAACCTCGCCACCGACGCCAAGGCCTGCATCATGTGCCGCTACCACACCGCCCAGCCCCAGCCCGACGAGGTAATGGAAGAAGCCACTACGTCGCATGGCGGCTGGGGGTGGCACGTATGGCACTGCGCCTTCTGCCAGCACACCCAGCGCACCAAGTACACCACCGCGCGCCTGTCGTCGTCGGGTAGCTCGTCGGGGTCTTCGGGGTCGTCGTCGGGGGGCTCCTGGTCGAGCAGCAGCGGCGGTAGCTCGGGCGGCGGCGGGGCTGGCAGCAGTTGGTAGCGGGCGGCTTTGCGGTGGCTTATGAGGCGTTTTCAGGTGGGGCGGCAAAGTCGTATGTTGCACCGCTTTACGGGGCGGCCTGGTGCCGCCCGTGCTTTATTGTGCTATGCTTCCTTTATTCCGGCGCGGCCTGCTCAGTGGCCTGTTGTTTTTCCTGCTTCTTTCCGCGGCCCTGGCCCAAACGGCCCCGCCCGATCCAGAGCTGAATGCCTTCTACGATCAGCTCAACGCCTACCGCACCGGCCGCTACCAGCCCCTGCCCGATCTGCAGGCTCTGCGGCTGCCCTCCACGTTTTCGGGGGCCGAGCTGAAGGCGCTGCGGTTGCAGGACCGCCACATTGTGCGCATTGATCTGGTGTACACGGCCTTCCGGCTCAACCCCGCCTTCAACCAGCGCCAGCTCAACCTGAGCCGCATCCGCAACCTGGCTGCCGCCGTGCCGGGGCTGCTGCAGGATGAGTCGGTGACGTGGACGCTGGTGGAGCAGACCGGCTGCAACAGCCCCGCCGAGTGCCAGCCGTTTTTCCACGGCTTTGTGGTGTACGTGGCCCCGCACGCCACCGCCGCCACCAGCCGCGCCGACCTCGACAGCCTCACGCGCAAGCTGCGCCTGCTGGAGAAGAAGCGCCCCAAAATCAGCAAGAAAACCCAGGGCAAAAAGGTGGCCTGCAACCTGCCCGCCGGCCGCTTCACCAACCGCCAGATGGCCCGCAGCCTGCGCCGCCTCTACAAGTGCCCGCAACGGGAGGCGCAGGTGGTGAAGTTCCAGCTGACCGTGGCCGCCGACGGCACCATCCGGACGGTGCAGGTGCTGCCCACCGCCCGGCCCGTGTGCGTGGCGGAGCTGGAAGCAGCCATCCGCAAAAGCGTGGCCTTCACCTCCGGCTTTCCTATCGACCGGAAGATGTTCGGCTTCACGGCCAAGGGCATTATCCGGTTGCCGCTGGGGCCACTGCAGCTGCTGGGCGAGGCCGATATGGGCTTCACCAGCTTCGCCCTGCCCGATTCCTCGGCCCGGCTGTACCGGGTGGCGCTGAAAAAGAAGAACAAGCAGCACAAGAACGACTACTGCGAAGCGCGTATCACCAAGAAAGGCGAGCTGCTGGCCGCCGCCGATACCGCCGCCACCGAGGAACTGCCCCTGCCCGCCGATGCCAACGTGGTCAGCCGCGTGATGCAGCGCCACCCCGAGTGGAGCAAGGAAGTGGTGGTGACCGACGTGACGGGCAGCATGTTCCCCTACACCTACGACCTGCTGGCTTGGCTGCAGCTCAGCGCCCTCGAAGACGAGAAAACCTTCGTGTTCTTCAACGACGGCAACGACCAGCCCGACAAAGACAAGCGCCTGGGCAAAACCGGCGGCCTCTACCACGTGAAAACCGACAGCTACGAAGCCATCAAAAACAAGCTTATCGAAACCATGAAGGCCGGCGGCGGCGGCGACGCGCCTGAAAACGACGCCGAAGCCCTGCTCTACGCCCAAAAGCTGGCCGCCGCCCCCGACTCGGCCGAGCTGATCCTGCTGGCCGACAACTACACCTTCCCCCGCGACGCCAAGCTGCTCAAAAACACCACCGCCCACGTCCGCATCATCCTCTGCGGCGTCCGCGACTACATCAACCCCAAATACCTCGCCCTGGCCCGCAAGCACGGCTTCAGCCTCCACACCATCGAGGGCGACATCGAGAACCTAAGCAAGCTGCTGGAAGGCGAAACCATCACCATCCAGGGCCAGCAGTACCAAGTGACCAAGGACGGATTTAAATTGGTGCAGAAGACGTGAGCGAGCCAATAACCAATGTATAGCAGCTGATGAAGCTTCGATTTTTACTGCTCCTGTTTTGCTTTGCTTCATGCTCGCAGCAGGATGATTTCGCCACAGCTTTTGCGAAATGCAAGGCAAACAACAAATTAGCTACCCTTAATGATTCGGACGCTAATTTACTGGCACAAGGCGCGGTGTATGATTGTATAAAAGGAGCAAATGGCCCTGCTATCACTGCCACTTCTATTGACAATACAGTCATAAATACTACAGCTAATAATGACCAAGCAGTAGCTCTGTATTATTGGTCAATTCCGCTACCCAACGCTCCAGAACACCATTCTGAATCAGTTTATAGGAATATAGAGGCCATAAATATTCTATCTGAGAAGTATAAAGGCCGCGTTAAATTCGTTGGATTTTCGCCTAACAACTCCAACTCGGTGAAAGCCTTTATCCTTCAACATCCTTTCAATTTTCCACAAGTGGCAAACGCAGATTCTTTATGGGCCCCACTATTTAGCGAGCCAGTTGGCGGCCCACCCATTGGTGGACCTTTTATTCTATTTATAAATACGGATGGCAAAGTCACCTATGCATTTTCAGGAACCTACACTAATGCAGCAACAACGATAGAGAGATACAAGCCGGTGTTAGAGGCCTGTTTAACCAATAGCGTTTATAGTGACTGAACGCAAAAGCGGCTGCAACTCCTGGGAGCTGCAGCCGCTTTGGTTTCTAGCGTAAGCGCCGGAATTACATATGAATCGCGCGGTTTTCGGTAGCCGCCAAGCAGGCTTCCTTCATGGCTTCGGCGTAGGTGGGGTGGGCGTGGCTCATGCGGGCTACGTCCTCGGCGGAGGCGCGGAACTCCATGGCCGTTACGGCTTCGGCAATGAGGTCGGCAATGCGGGGGCCAATCATGTGCACGCCCAGGATTTCGTCGGTTTCCTTGTCGGCCAGCACTTTCACGAAGCCGTCGAGGTCCATGGAGGCGCGGGCGCGGCCGGAGGCACGGAACGGGAACGAGCCGGTTTTGTAGGCTTTGCCCTGCTCCTTCAGCTGCTCCTCGGTGTAGCCCACTCCCGCCACTTCGGGCCAGGTGTACACCACGCCGGGAATGAGCAGGTAGTTGATGTGCGGCTTCTGGCCAGCAATGGTTTCGGCCACAAACACGCCTTCTTCCTCGGCCTTGTGGGCCAGCATCGCGCCGCGCACCACGTCGCCGATGGCGTAGATGCCGGGCACGGAGGTTTGCAGGTGCTCATCTACTTTGATGCGGCCGCGCTCTTCCATCTGCACGCCGGCGGCTTCCAGGTTCAGGCCCGCGGTGTAGGGCGCGCGGCCCACGGCCACCAGGCAGTAGTCGCCCTCAAACTTCACTTCCTCGCCCTTGGGGTTGGTGGCGGTTACCGTCACGGTGTCGCCCTCGCGAGTAGCGCCGGTTACCTTGTGGCTCAGGAAGAACTCGATGCCGATTTTGCCCAGGATGCGCTTGAGCTCTTTGCCAAGGCCGCGGTCCATGGTCGGAATCAGCGAGTCCATGAACTCCACCACCGACACTTTCGCGCCGAGGCG is from Hymenobacter yonginensis and encodes:
- the lpdA gene encoding dihydrolipoyl dehydrogenase, which gives rise to MNQYDVTVIGSGPGGYVAAIRCSQLGLKTALIEKYDTLGGTCLNVGCIPSKALLDSTEHYHNAAHTFKEHGIELSDLQINMNQLIDRKNGVVKANTDGIQFLMKKNKIDVIHGVGSFVDKNHISIAPTAGGEAQQIETKNVIIATGSKPTVLPFISQDKERIITSTEALNIREVPKHMIVIGGGVIGLEMASVYARLGAKVSVVEFMDSLIPTMDRGLGKELKRILGKIGIEFFLSHKVTGATREGDTVTVTATNPKGEEVKFEGDYCLVAVGRAPYTAGLNLEAAGVQMEERGRIKVDEHLQTSVPGIYAIGDVVRGAMLAHKAEEEGVFVAETIAGQKPHINYLLIPGVVYTWPEVAGVGYTEEQLKEQGKAYKTGSFPFRASGRARASMDLDGFVKVLADKETDEILGVHMIGPRIADLIAEAVTAMEFRASAEDVARMSHAHPTYAEAMKEACLAATENRAIHM